In the Colletotrichum lupini chromosome 1, complete sequence genome, one interval contains:
- a CDS encoding 37S ribosomal protein Rsm25, with translation MGRQIRPARIYQTVSQELNSKILPTYPVYEPPWFQVMRDIPPSEIITRPAIVNTQNSNRKNRKPQGIYKPQQIVHEEDSLRKTFFRDHPWELARPRMILETDGKDYQRCDWSKGVRQYRTPLTGECVVQRQLWLMHNKNYPRAKAYDIARKEFYALRQEEEIEKRVAREEARHVGAYFGKNRLQIAQDLEDKEFEVWKGWASNRAVMIEQARTASYANFGEEATDEVAVGAEAEAAA, from the exons ATGGGGCGACAGATCAGGCCTGCGCGGATCTACCAGACCGTGAGCCAGGAGCTCAACTCGAAAATCCTCCCAACGTATCCCGTCTATGAACCACCATGGTTCCAAGTCATGAGGGATATCCCCCCTTCCGAAATCATTACGAGGCCGGCTATCGTCAACACCCAGAACTCCAATCGCAAAAATCGCAAGCCTCAAGGCATCTACAAACCTCAACAGATCGTGCACGAGGAGGACTCCTTACGGAAGACGTTCTTCAGAGACCACCCTTGGGAATTGGCGCGCCCAAGAATGATTTTGGAAACAGATGGAAAGGATTATCAGAGATGCGACTGGTCCAAGGGTGTCCGCCAATACAGAACGCCTCTGACCGGTGAATG CGTCGTCCAGCGCCAGCTTTGGCTCATGCACAACAAAAATTACCCGAGAGCAAAGGCATACGACATTGCAAGAAAGGAGTTCTACGCGCTGCGCCAGGAGGAGGAGATTGAGAAGCGCGTTGCCAGGGAGGAGGCGAGACACGTCGGGGCGTACTTTGGCAAGAACAGGTTGCAAATCGCACAGGACCTGGAGGACAAGGAATTTGAGGTCTGGAAGGGCTGGGCGAGCAACAGAGCTGTCATGATCGAGCAGGCGCGCACTGCCAGTTACGCCAACTTTGGCGAAGAGGCGACGGATGAGGTTGCTGTCGGggcggaggcggaggcggcggctTGA
- a CDS encoding pentatricopeptide repeat protein: MRKDKNVLLGFVEHEDVGTVDEHLELARDPYLNRYARPEPSPLTISERKEDQQYPSYHEALRGDEDIGQLVTKLGTAVSTKMRYPARVDLGTIHSLYAALPEPRMIHMPAKLRHRLLKIFGTPIKKETQTMLRYFSLIGDAKDCGIALRQSEWNHALALASRYVGRVTDTEAEAALQLWKEMEKLSGVKGNAVTFNILFDAASKAGNFALAEMLYEEMKKRGYSFNRFHHVSLIHFFGLREDPDGVRAAYKELVEAGEMVDTVVLNCVISSFLRCGDEDAALKVYGYMKDSYSAAAKIPQMDPSMDKAVIHIHSMFARVGKKIPELRPQLQELAHETPDMRTYRILIKHFAITKGNLSKTAQFLDEMPQFDVPVHGSIFLAIFEGFSKYGASPFSPWTGDRLENVLAALFEAIDNKVQGLRLDTWLMIWALRAFMKCTNNEKVLEVYEDFKKRWELEPDRADFMDHYIARLMDGKDAFIFRHGPGQQKKKHKAVRKRPM; the protein is encoded by the coding sequence ATGCGGAAGGACAAGAACGTCCTACTCGGCTTCGTGGAGCATGAGGATGTTGGAACAGTGGACGAACACCTGGAACTTGCCCGGGATCCCTACCTGAACAGATACGCTCGACCAGAGCCTAGTCCGCTCACGATATCGGAGAGGAAAGAGGACCAGCAGTACCCTTCATATCATGAAGCACTACGCGGCGATGAAGACATAGGACAGTTGGTCACCAAGCTTGGCACTGCTGTAAGCACCAAGATGAGATATCCAGCGAGGGTTGATTTGGGCACCATACACAGCCTATACGCGGCGCTACCGGAACCTCGGATGATTCATATGCCAGCAAAGCTGCGCCATCGCTTACTCAAGATATTTGGCACCCCGATCAAGAAGGAGACGCAGACGATGCTTCGGTACTTCTCCCTCATCGGTGACGCGAAGGATTGCGGGATTGCTCTGCGACAAAGCGAATGGAACCATGCCCTGGCCCTAGCAAGCAGATATGTCGGCAGAGTCACGGACACCGAAGCCGAGGCTGCTCTCCAGCTGTGGAAGGAGATGGAAAAGCTGTCTGGCGTGAAGGGGAACGCCGTCACTTTCAACATCCTATTTGACGCGGCGTCCAAGGCTGGAAACTTTGCACTAGCTGAGATGCTCTACGAGGAGATGAAGAAGCGCGGATATAGCTTCAACCGCTTCCACCACGTCAGCCTGATTCACTTCTTTGGGCTCCGCGAAGACCCCGACGGCGTCCGGGCTGCATACAAGGAATTGGTGGAGGCCGGGGAGATGGTCGACACCGTGGTCCTCAACTGCGTCATCTCCAGTTTCCTGAGATGTGGGGATGAGGACGCGGCGCTGAAGGTTTACGGGTATATGAAGGACAGCTACTCGGCGGCTGCTAAGATACCCCAGATGGACCCGTCAATGGATAAGGCCGTCATCCATATTCACTCCATGTTTGCACGCGTCGGCAAAAAGATACCAGAGCTCCGCCCACAGCTACAGGAGCTCGCACATGAGACTCCTGACATGCGAACGTACCGCATCCTGATTAAGCATTTCGCTATAACGAAGGGAAACCTGAGCAAGACTGCCCAGTTTCTGGACGAGATGCCACAATTCGACGTGCCAGTTCACGGGAGCATCTTCCTAGCCATCTTCGAAGGGTTCAGCAAGTATGGCGCATCTCCGTTTTCTCCTTGGACAGGTGACCGGCTTGAAAATGTCTTGGCCGCGCTATTTGAGGCGATTGACAACAAAGTCCAGGGTCTAAGACTTGATACCTGGCTCATGATTTGGGCGCTTCGGGCCTTCATGAAATGTACAAATAACGAAAAGGTATTGGAGGTGTACGAAGATTTCAAGAAGAGGTGGGAACTTGAGCCGGATAGGGCGGACTTTATGGATCACTATATTGCCAGACTCATGGACGGCAAGGATGCGTTCATCTTCCGGCATGGGCCCGGGcagcagaagaagaagcacAAGGCGGTCAGGAAACGGCCAATGTAA
- a CDS encoding cytochrome-c oxidase chain VIIc — MFARAAARAVPKTPSTVARRGFQTTRAQMSSPYHYPEGPYTNIPFNPKSKFFGLGFWTYSFVGFFAPFGIAVWQTKKPKRLFVLNGSAGKPNYDLSVAAFYVMNVNRRPGSHTRLQPVPVLGYSS, encoded by the exons ATGTTCGCCCGTGCTGCCGCCCGCGCGGTCCCCAAGACCCCTTCCACGGTCGCCCGCCGCGGCTTCCAGACCACCCGCGCCCAGATGTCCTCGCCCTACCACTACCCCGAGGGTCCCTACACCAACATCCCCTTCAACCCCAAGAGCAAGTTCTTCGGCCTTGGCTTCTGGACCTACTCCTTCGTCGGCTTCTTCGCCCCCTTCGGCATTGCTG TTTGGCAAACCAAGAAGCCCAAG AGACTTTTCGTCCTCAATGGATCAGCAGGGAAACCGAATTACGATCTGTCCGTCGCGGCATTCTATGTGATGAATGTGAATCGCAGACCTGGGAGCCATACCAGACTACAGCCCGTGCCCGTGCTGGGATACTCATCATAG
- a CDS encoding DSHCT domain-containing protein, with amino-acid sequence MDELFDVFDAQPDAQNESHSEPEPETEVAEPPQKSRKKDKKSKKRKADGGMKNGVAEKPEDDDMPDADDTSKDGQDADETEDPAAASDEQQEPHKDKRRKKEDEAQPVLTDTFQTAQSREVAGAAVFTPAQDESLVLSHNIQHQVALPPDLDYEYIPLSEHKPPAEPARQYSFKLDPFQALSVASIEREESVLVSAHTSAGKTVVAEYAIAQCLKRNQRVIYTSPIKALSNQKYRDFEALFGDVGLMTGDVTINPTASCLVMTTEILRSMLYRGSEIMREVAWVVFDEIHYMRDKTRGVVWEETIILLPDKVRYVFLSATIPNAFQFAEWIAKIHHQACHVVYTDFRPTPLQNYFFPAGGNGIFLVVDEKGVFREGNFQKTMSLIEAGKGQDPNNANASWKGKGAKKQTQKGGQASDMKSDISKIIRMIMQKSFHPVIVFNFSKKEVENLALQISHFQFNNDSEQAMVKTVFNNAIQSLSEADRELPQIQNLLPLLQKGIGVHHSGLLPILKETIEILFQESLIKVLVATETFSIGLNMPAKTVVFTQTNKWDGVQRRPLTPSEYIQMSGRAGRRGLDTRGIVIMMIDDKMEPDTARGMVVGEQDRLNSAFYLGYNMTLNLLRIEAISPEFMLERCFHQFQTGASVPALERDLVALQQERDSMSIADEATVKDYYNLRNQLEQYTSDMRAVIQHPEHCTDFMQPGRLVRIHDPKKTNNTIGGTDFGWGVVANLIRRDRNRKQGEPEYPPQESCLIDVMMVVDQKSAPVAEGSRHLTSDLPKGLVPYPNPEQPDNGARFEIIPCLLTCVKSISQIRVFMPKDCKSQSALNEVGNSLREVHRRFPDGLPILDPVENMGINDESFKALMRKIEMLEARLLTNPLHGSPLLPELYLQYRSKEKLGEQIKSKKKEIATLHSIAQMDELKARKRVLRRLGFLNESEVVELKARVACEISSTEGHELVLAELLFDRFFNELSPELIAATLSCFVLDEKLETAALREELAKPYREVQAKAKQVAKVSRESKLELNEEEYLAGFKWQLMETVYSWAQGKPFADICKMTNAYEGSLIRLFRRLEELLRQMGQGAKVMGSDELTQKFEDSLAKIRRDIVAAQSLYL; translated from the exons ATGGACGAGCTTTTCGATGTTTTCGACGCTCAACCTGACGCGCAAAACGAGTCACACAGCGAGCCCGAGCCTGAGACTGAGGTAGCCGAGCCCCCTCAGAAGTCGCGCAAGAAGGACAAGAAGAGCAAGAAGCGCAAGGCCGATGGTGGAATGAAGAATGGCGTCGCCGAAAAGCCAGAGGACGACGACATGCCCGACGCCGATGATACCTCCAAGGATGGCCAGGACGCTGACGAAACTGAAGATCCCGCCGCTGCTTCTGACGAACAGCAGGAGCCCCATAAGGACAAGCGGAGGAAGAAGGAAGATGAGGCCCAGCCTGTCTTGACCGACACCTTCCAGACTGCCCAGTCCCGAGAGGTTGCTGGCGCCGCGGTCTTCACCCCAGCACAGGACGAATCGCTCGTCCTGTCCCACAACATCCAGCACCAAGTCGCCTTGCCGCCGGACCTGGACTACGAATACATCCCCCTCTCCGAGCATAAGCCGCCCGCGGAGCCAGCACGCCAGTACAGCTTTAAGTTAGATCCTTTCCAGGCACTGTCTGTCGCTTCGATCGAGAGGGAGGAGAGCGTGTTGGTTTCTGCCCACACCTCTGCCGGAAAGACCGTCGTCGCCGAATACGCCATTGCGCAATGTCTGAAGCGTAACCAGAGAGTCATTTACACAAGTCCCATCAAGGCCCTCAGCAACCAGAAATACCGAGACTTCGAAGCACTATTTGGCGATGTCGGTCTGATGACTGGTGATGTCACGATCAATCCCACCGCCAGCTGTTTGGTCATGACCACCGAGATTTTGCGCTCCATGTTGTACCGTGGTTCCGAGATCATGCGAGAGGTTGCCTGGGTCGTCTTTGACGAAATCCACTACATGAGAGACAAGACCAGAGGTGTTGTCTGGGAAGAGACCATCATTCTTCTTCCCGATAAGGTCCGCTACGTCTTTTTGTCCGCCACCATTCCCAACGCCTTCCAGTTTGCGGAGTGGATTGCCAAGATCCATCACCAGGCGTGCCACGTCGTCTACACTGATTTCCGTCCCACGCCCCTTCAAAACTACTTCTTCCCTGCCGGTGGTAATGGCATCTTCCTGGTTGTCGACGAGAAGGGCGTGTTCAGAGAAGGCAACTTTCAGAAGACCATGTCCCTCATCGAGGCGGGCAAGGGTCAAGACCCCAACAACGCGAATGCAAGCTGGAAGGGCAAGGGAGCCAAGAAGCAGACACAAAAGGGTGGTCAGGCGTCCGATATGAAGTCTGATATCTCCAAGATCATTCGCATGATCATGCAGAAGAGCTTCCACCCTGTCATCGTTTTCAACTTCAGCAAAAAGGAGGTTGAGAACCTGGCTCTGCAGATCTCTCATTTCCAGTTCAACAATGACTCGGAGCAGGCCATGGTCAAGACCGTGTTCAACAATGCCATCCAGAGCTTATCTGAGGCTGATCGCGAGCTTCCTCAGATCCAGAACCTGCTTCCTCTGTTGCAAAAGGGTATCGGTGTGCATCACTCTGGTCTTCTTCCCATTTTGAAGGAGACCATCGAGATTCTGTTCCAAGAGTCTCTGATCAAGGTGCTTGTCGCAACCGAAACCTTCTCCATTGGTCTCAACATGCCTGCCAAGACTGTCGTCTTCACCCAGACTAACAAGTGGGATGGAGTTCAACGGAGACCTCTTACCCCGTCCGAGTACATTCAGATGTCTGGTCGTGCTGGTCGTAGAGGTCTGGATACGCGTGGTATTGTCATCATGATGATTGACGACAAGATGGAGCCTGACACTGCCCGCGGCATGGTCGTGGGTGAGCAGGATCGTCTTAACTCCGCCTTCTACCTCGGCTACAACATGACCCTTAACCTCTTGAGAATCGAGGCTATTTCCCCCGAGTTCATGCTTGAGCGTTGCTTCCACCAGTTCCAGACAGGTGCTAGTGTCCCGGCTTTGGAACGTGACTTGGTTGCTCTCCAGCAAGAGAGGGACAGCATGTCCATCGCTGATGAGGCTACGGTCAAGGACTACTACAACCTCCGCAACCAGCTGGAGCAGTACACAAGCGACATGCGCGCTGTCATTCAGCACCCTGAGCACTGTACCGACTTCATGCAGCCCGGCCGTCTGGTTCGCATTCACGACCCCAAGAAGACCAATAACACCATTGGCGGAACCGACTTCGGCTGGGGTGTCGTGGCGAATCTGATCCGCCGCGACCGCAACCGCAAGCAAGGCGAGCCCGAATACCCGCCTCAGGAGTCCTGCCTCATCGACGTCATGATGGTTGTCGACCAGAAGAGCGCACCTGTTGCCGAAGGTTCCAGGCATTTGACCTCTGATCTGCCAAAGGGCCTGGTTCCCTACCCGAACCCCGAACAGCCGGACAACGGAGCTCGCTTCGAGATTATCCCCTGTCTTCTGACTTGCGTCAAGTCCATCAGCCAGATCAGAGTCTTCATGCCCAAGGACTGCAAATCTCAGTCCGCGCTTAACGAGGTTGGCAACTCTCTTCGGGAGGTTCACAGACGCTTCCCCGACGGACTGCCCATTTTGGATCCTGTTGAGAACATGGGCATCAATGACGAGTCTTTCAAAGCCCTGATGAGGAAGATTGAGATGTTGGAGGCGCGCCTCCTCACCAACCCCCTTCACGGATCACCACTGCTGCCCGAGCTCTACCTTCAGTATCGCTCCAAGGAGAAACTTGGCGAGCAGATCAAGtccaagaagaaggagattGCGACACTCCACAGCATTGCGCAGATGGATGAGCTCAAGGCGCGCAAGCGTGTCCTGCGCCGTCTCGGATTCCTTAACGAGTCTGAGGTTGTCGAGCTTAAGGCTCGTGTCGCCTGTGAGATCTCATCCACCGAAGGTCATGAACTTGTTCTTGCCGAGCTTCTGTTTGATCGCTTCTTTAATGAGCTCTCTCCCGAGCTCATTGCTGCTACACTCAGCTGTTTCGTCTTGGACGAGAAGCTTGAGACAGCAGCCCTGCGCGAGGAATTGGCCAAGCCCTACCGGGAGGTTCAGGCCAAGGCTAAGCAGGTCGCTAAGGTCAGCCGGGAGAGCAAGCTTGAGCTCAACGAGGAGGAGTACTTGGCTGGCTTCAAGTGGCAATTAATGGAGACTGTCTACTCGTGGGCACAAGGCAAGCCGTTTGCAGACATCTG TAAAATGACCAATGCCTACGAGGGTTCCCTGATCCGCCTTTTCCGCCGTCTGGAAGAGCTTCTGCGCCAGATGGGCCAGGGCGCCAAGGTCATGGGCAGTGACGAGCTTACACAAAAGTTCGAGGACAGTCTCGCCAAGATCCGCCGTGACATCGTCGCGGCCCAGAGTTTGTACCTGTAA